A DNA window from Vibrio tarriae contains the following coding sequences:
- a CDS encoding cryptochrome/photolyase family protein, protein MRYSVVRLILGDQLNYAHSWFSEHRDDVLYLIAELHQEQEYVRHHIQKQCAFFAAMQAFADYLSAEGHHVWHLDLDASAQYNDLPDLIAQICQQVQADAFQYQRPDEYRLLEQMANLRLSGITIGCVDTEHFLLPFAEIPEQFPASKAVLMEHFYRRMRKRFGYLMTADGKPEGGQWNFDADNRNKLKAPDLVQLPAPLCFDNPVAPIKARLERHRIPSIGQVGESLLWPISRAQALSLLAHFCQICLPNFGRFQDAMTAQHPHRWSLYHSRLSFALNSKLLSPREVIEATISAYRAAQGQISLAQVEGFVRQILGWREYVRGMYWSNMPHYQTRNHLGAQRPLPSYFWNGQTKMRCLQQAITQSLDFGYAHHIQRLMVTGNFALLTECDPDQVDAWYLGIYIDAIEWVELPNTRGMALFADGGLIATKPYSASGAYINKMSDYCASCAYQVKLKSGEKACPLNSLYWRFMLKHRDRLANNPRIGMLYKTWDKMTSDSQQAILITADAYLSQIESL, encoded by the coding sequence ATGCGCTATTCCGTTGTGCGATTGATATTGGGTGACCAACTCAACTATGCTCATTCTTGGTTTTCTGAGCATAGGGATGATGTTTTATACCTGATTGCAGAGCTGCATCAGGAGCAGGAGTACGTTCGCCATCACATTCAAAAACAGTGTGCATTTTTTGCGGCCATGCAAGCTTTTGCTGATTATTTAAGTGCAGAAGGGCATCACGTATGGCATCTGGATCTGGATGCCAGCGCGCAATATAACGATTTACCCGATCTGATCGCGCAGATTTGCCAGCAAGTTCAGGCCGATGCTTTCCAATACCAAAGACCTGACGAGTATCGGCTGCTTGAGCAAATGGCCAATTTGCGCCTATCCGGCATCACAATAGGGTGCGTTGACACTGAGCACTTCTTGCTACCGTTTGCTGAGATCCCAGAGCAATTTCCCGCAAGCAAAGCCGTGCTGATGGAACACTTTTATCGACGAATGCGTAAGCGTTTTGGTTATTTGATGACGGCTGATGGCAAACCTGAAGGCGGACAGTGGAATTTTGATGCCGACAATCGTAATAAGCTGAAAGCGCCAGATCTCGTTCAGCTGCCGGCGCCACTCTGTTTTGATAATCCCGTTGCGCCCATCAAGGCGCGATTAGAACGTCATCGGATTCCGTCTATCGGACAAGTCGGGGAGTCACTGCTTTGGCCTATCAGTCGTGCCCAAGCGCTTTCCTTATTGGCGCATTTTTGCCAAATTTGCCTGCCTAATTTTGGCCGCTTCCAAGATGCGATGACGGCGCAGCATCCCCATCGCTGGAGCCTGTATCACAGCCGACTTTCATTTGCGCTCAATAGTAAGCTACTTTCACCTCGCGAAGTGATTGAAGCCACTATTAGTGCTTATCGCGCAGCTCAAGGGCAGATCTCGTTAGCTCAAGTGGAAGGATTTGTGCGGCAAATTCTCGGTTGGCGTGAATATGTGCGCGGCATGTATTGGAGCAATATGCCTCATTACCAAACACGCAATCATTTAGGAGCGCAGCGGCCGTTACCAAGCTATTTCTGGAATGGACAAACCAAGATGCGTTGCTTGCAGCAGGCGATCACTCAGTCACTGGATTTTGGCTACGCGCATCATATTCAACGCTTGATGGTGACGGGGAACTTTGCCTTGCTGACGGAGTGTGACCCTGATCAAGTCGATGCCTGGTATCTAGGTATCTATATCGATGCGATTGAATGGGTCGAACTTCCCAATACGCGAGGTATGGCGCTGTTTGCGGATGGCGGATTGATCGCCACCAAACCCTATTCAGCCAGTGGTGCCTACATCAATAAAATGAGTGACTACTGCGCCTCTTGTGCTTATCAAGTGAAACTCAAATCCGGTGAGAAAGCTTGCCCGCTAAATTCGCTTTACTGGCGGTTTATGCTTAAACATCGTGATCGACTCGCCAACAATCCTCGCATCGGAATGCTATACAAAACGTGGGACAAGATGACGAGCGATTCTCAGCAAGCGATCCTGATCACGGCTGATGCGTATCTGAGCCAGATTGAAAGTTTATGA
- a CDS encoding MaoC family dehydratase, protein MRVADLLKHRAENLVKHTEFKQWMSPSVREYWGDILNKTQNRPLFAWVKDLHLPANEDTPIPEPIVLKPEAQALYDELQTQVGEVIHTGDWLLVDQERINQFGAVTEDMQWIHTNPDRAALESPFKTTIAHGFLTLALLPKLTDSVDEEKTLFPTAKMVVNIGLNSVRFPYPVKAGNRVRAVSTLSKVTPIKKGLEIEREIKVEIEGVRRPGCVVVSVIQLHF, encoded by the coding sequence ATGAGAGTCGCGGATCTTTTAAAGCATCGAGCTGAAAACTTGGTTAAGCACACTGAATTTAAACAGTGGATGTCTCCGTCTGTACGCGAGTACTGGGGTGATATTTTAAACAAGACCCAAAACCGCCCGCTGTTTGCGTGGGTAAAAGATCTACATCTGCCTGCCAATGAAGATACGCCGATCCCTGAGCCGATTGTACTCAAACCCGAGGCTCAGGCGTTGTATGACGAGTTGCAAACCCAGGTGGGTGAAGTGATCCATACGGGAGATTGGTTGCTGGTTGATCAAGAGCGAATCAATCAATTCGGTGCAGTCACTGAAGATATGCAGTGGATTCATACCAATCCGGATCGTGCGGCGTTGGAGTCGCCATTCAAAACGACGATTGCGCATGGATTTTTAACACTGGCATTGCTGCCAAAGTTAACAGACAGCGTTGATGAAGAGAAAACCTTGTTTCCAACTGCGAAAATGGTGGTCAATATTGGCTTGAACTCGGTACGTTTCCCTTATCCAGTAAAAGCGGGTAATAGAGTTCGTGCCGTGAGCACTTTGTCGAAAGTTACCCCGATTAAGAAGGGACTTGAGATTGAGCGTGAAATCAAGGTTGAGATTGAAGGTGTTCGTCGTCCGGGTTGTGTTGTAGTGTCAGTGATCCAACTGCACTTCTAA
- a CDS encoding phosphate ABC transporter substrate-binding protein PstS family protein: MIRMALAAVCALLFSITTMTPFVQASEITISGSTSVARIMDVLAEKYNQQYPETYVAVQGVGSTAGISLLKKGVADIAMTSRYLTESEAQNTLHTFTLAFDGLAIVVNQANPVTNLTREQLYGIYKGQITNWKQVGGSDQKIAVVTREASSGTRYSFESLMGLTKIVKDREVSDVAPTALVVNSNSMMKTLINHNPQAVGFISIGSVDKSVKAIQFEKTDPTSDNIAKHTYQLSRPFLILYYSDKADEQTKEFIAFLKSERTKKLIVEYGYIMPSDVE, translated from the coding sequence ATGATCAGGATGGCACTTGCCGCCGTTTGCGCACTTCTTTTTTCCATCACAACGATGACACCTTTTGTGCAAGCAAGTGAAATTACCATTTCAGGTTCCACCTCAGTGGCCAGAATTATGGACGTACTGGCTGAAAAATATAACCAACAATATCCCGAGACTTATGTCGCAGTCCAAGGTGTGGGTTCTACCGCTGGGATTTCTCTTTTGAAAAAAGGCGTCGCGGATATCGCTATGACCTCACGCTATCTCACGGAAAGTGAAGCCCAAAACACCCTGCACACTTTTACGCTGGCTTTTGATGGTTTAGCGATTGTGGTTAACCAAGCCAATCCAGTCACTAATCTAACACGAGAGCAGTTATACGGCATTTACAAAGGCCAAATCACAAACTGGAAACAAGTGGGCGGTAGCGATCAAAAAATCGCAGTCGTAACTCGTGAAGCTTCATCAGGCACTCGTTACAGTTTTGAAAGCTTGATGGGACTGACCAAAATCGTTAAAGATCGTGAAGTCTCTGATGTTGCCCCCACCGCTTTAGTAGTCAATAGCAACAGTATGATGAAAACCTTGATCAACCATAACCCACAAGCAGTTGGCTTTATCTCGATTGGTTCAGTCGATAAATCCGTCAAAGCAATTCAGTTTGAGAAAACGGATCCCACTTCTGACAATATAGCTAAGCACACTTACCAATTATCGCGACCATTTTTAATTTTGTATTACTCCGATAAAGCCGATGAACAAACTAAAGAGTTCATTGCCTTTTTAAAGTCAGAGCGTACTAAAAAATTGATTGTGGAATACGGCTACATTATGCCAAGTGATGTGGAATAA
- a CDS encoding DUF3024 domain-containing protein, whose amino-acid sequence MIVNLLQRQLERRAELLCMSRNQSLPAELGKSSFEPIEHGVQFILCHYKLDSTRCDYESLVAKIVWEEASKQWALYAYDQQKAQSEAWIPYPFLARSEDLTAMMREVEKDPKAYFWV is encoded by the coding sequence ATGATTGTCAATCTTCTCCAGAGACAGCTTGAACGCCGTGCAGAATTGCTTTGCATGAGCCGCAACCAGAGCTTACCTGCTGAGCTGGGCAAGTCGAGCTTTGAGCCTATCGAGCACGGGGTGCAGTTTATTCTGTGCCACTACAAACTCGACTCAACCCGTTGTGACTACGAAAGTTTGGTTGCAAAAATCGTCTGGGAAGAAGCGTCTAAACAGTGGGCGCTTTACGCCTACGATCAACAAAAAGCGCAGAGTGAAGCTTGGATCCCTTATCCATTTTTAGCGCGTAGTGAAGATTTGACGGCAATGATGCGCGAAGTAGAAAAAGACCCTAAAGCTTATTTCTGGGTTTAG
- a CDS encoding beta-ketoacyl-ACP synthase, whose translation MNRRVVVTGMSGVTAFGHDWASVEPRLKALENATRYMENYAQYEGLNTKLAAPVVDFELPSHYKRKQVRGMGRVSKLATVATENALKQAGLIGHKVLTNGQTGIAYGSSTGSTDAIGAFGVMLNEKTTKAITATTYVQMMPHTTAVNVGLFFGLRGRVIPTSSACTSGSQAIGYAYEAIKHGYQTVMVAGGAEELCPTESAVFDTLFATSLKSDAPKTTPSPYDKDRDGLVIGEGAGTLVLEEYEHAVARGAKIYAEIIGFASNCDAAHVTQPQMETMQICMEMALQNANLHPKHIGYVSAHGTATDRGDIAESNATQNAVGKVPISSLKSYFGHTLGACGAIEAWIAIEMMNSGWFNPTLNLNNLDPECGDLDYITGSGREMDIEYLMSNNFAFGGINTSIIFKRAQA comes from the coding sequence ATGAACCGCAGAGTCGTTGTAACTGGCATGTCTGGTGTGACCGCGTTTGGTCATGATTGGGCCAGCGTTGAGCCGCGTCTCAAAGCTTTAGAAAATGCTACGCGCTACATGGAAAACTACGCGCAGTATGAAGGGCTCAACACCAAACTCGCCGCCCCTGTGGTCGATTTTGAACTCCCATCGCACTATAAACGCAAGCAGGTACGTGGCATGGGGCGCGTCTCCAAACTCGCCACCGTCGCCACGGAAAATGCACTCAAGCAAGCTGGTTTAATAGGTCACAAGGTGCTAACCAACGGCCAAACAGGCATCGCTTATGGTTCATCAACTGGCTCTACCGATGCGATCGGTGCTTTCGGCGTGATGCTTAACGAGAAAACCACCAAAGCGATCACTGCGACCACTTATGTACAGATGATGCCGCACACCACCGCCGTTAACGTTGGCTTGTTTTTCGGTTTACGTGGCCGAGTAATTCCCACCAGTAGCGCCTGCACGTCCGGTAGCCAAGCGATTGGCTATGCGTATGAGGCCATCAAGCATGGTTACCAAACCGTCATGGTCGCAGGTGGAGCAGAAGAGTTATGCCCGACAGAATCCGCCGTTTTTGACACCCTTTTTGCCACCAGTCTGAAAAGCGATGCACCGAAAACGACGCCAAGCCCTTACGACAAAGATCGTGACGGGCTGGTGATTGGCGAAGGCGCGGGAACACTGGTGCTGGAAGAGTATGAACATGCGGTGGCTCGCGGGGCGAAGATCTACGCAGAAATTATCGGTTTCGCCAGCAATTGCGATGCGGCGCACGTCACTCAGCCACAAATGGAAACGATGCAAATCTGCATGGAGATGGCACTGCAAAACGCCAATCTGCATCCGAAACACATCGGCTACGTGTCGGCTCACGGCACCGCCACCGACAGAGGTGACATTGCCGAAAGCAACGCCACTCAAAATGCCGTCGGCAAGGTGCCTATCAGTTCACTAAAGAGTTACTTTGGCCACACGCTGGGCGCTTGCGGCGCAATTGAAGCTTGGATCGCGATTGAGATGATGAACAGCGGTTGGTTTAACCCCACTCTCAACCTCAACAACCTCGACCCCGAATGCGGCGATCTCGATTACATCACAGGCAGCGGACGCGAGATGGATATCGAGTATCTGATGAGCAACAACTTTGCTTTTGGTGGCATTAACACCTCGATCATTTTTAAACGAGCCCAAGCTTAA
- a CDS encoding 3-ketoacyl-ACP reductase FabG2, with protein MTRQVLVTGASKGIGKAIAIQLAKDGFSVAVHYMGDKNGAEETLAAIQAQGGTGRLIQFDISNRAQCREQIEADIAAHGAYYGVVNNAGITRDTAFPAMTEAEWDGVIHTNLDSFYNVLHPCVMPMVQKRQGGRIVTLASVSGLMGNRGQTNYAAAKAGVIGATKSLALELAKRKITVNCVAPGLIDTGMVDEHVKEHALPQVPMRRMGQPEEIAGLVSYLMSDIAGYVTRQVISVNGGLI; from the coding sequence ATGACCCGACAAGTGTTAGTCACCGGGGCCAGTAAAGGAATTGGTAAAGCCATTGCGATTCAATTGGCCAAAGATGGGTTTTCCGTCGCCGTTCATTACATGGGAGACAAAAATGGCGCTGAAGAAACCTTAGCGGCCATTCAGGCACAAGGTGGCACAGGCCGTTTAATCCAGTTTGATATCAGTAATCGCGCCCAATGCCGAGAACAGATTGAAGCCGACATCGCCGCTCACGGCGCTTATTATGGCGTGGTCAACAATGCTGGCATCACACGCGATACTGCGTTTCCAGCGATGACAGAGGCAGAATGGGATGGCGTGATCCACACCAATCTCGACAGTTTCTACAACGTGCTGCACCCATGCGTCATGCCTATGGTGCAAAAGCGTCAAGGTGGACGCATCGTCACGCTGGCATCGGTGTCTGGCTTGATGGGCAACCGTGGTCAAACCAACTATGCGGCGGCAAAAGCGGGCGTGATTGGCGCAACCAAATCGCTGGCACTTGAACTGGCGAAACGCAAAATCACCGTTAACTGTGTTGCGCCCGGCTTAATCGATACAGGTATGGTCGATGAACACGTCAAAGAACATGCATTACCGCAAGTGCCGATGCGCCGTATGGGGCAACCTGAAGAGATTGCAGGTTTGGTCAGCTATCTGATGTCCGACATCGCCGGGTATGTTACCCGCCAAGTCATTTCGGTCAACGGAGGTTTAATATGA
- a CDS encoding hotdog family protein, whose translation MNNLADIATLLPHDAPMILIDRAIDVQPTRIHCQVDIGEHNVFFDSQTCSIPAYVGIEFMAQSIAAWSGYHALQKGEQPPIGFLLGSRRYQAHCDLFLQGQTLDIFAEQIMQDSGMAVFSGQIELAGQLLAQCQLNVYVPSEEKLQEMKIRSQQ comes from the coding sequence ATGAATAACCTTGCTGACATCGCCACTCTGCTGCCACACGATGCGCCGATGATTTTGATTGATCGCGCGATAGACGTGCAGCCAACTCGCATTCACTGTCAGGTGGACATTGGTGAGCATAATGTCTTTTTTGACAGCCAAACATGCAGCATTCCCGCTTACGTCGGCATTGAATTTATGGCTCAGTCGATTGCCGCTTGGTCAGGGTATCATGCACTGCAGAAAGGCGAACAGCCACCGATCGGTTTCTTACTCGGCAGCCGTCGTTATCAAGCCCATTGCGATCTTTTCCTCCAGGGCCAAACGCTGGATATTTTCGCCGAACAAATCATGCAAGACAGTGGTATGGCCGTCTTTAGCGGTCAAATCGAATTGGCTGGCCAATTGCTGGCACAATGCCAGTTGAATGTTTACGTACCAAGCGAAGAAAAATTACAAGAAATGAAAATCAGGAGTCAACAATGA
- a CDS encoding beta-ketoacyl-[acyl-carrier-protein] synthase family protein yields MNSHSFQPIYIHGCGFHSALGSTPEQIHQRLALNRSEQMIVEPSLLNTQTATVVGKVTQPLPDMPLQLTDYDTRNNRLAFSALKQIAAQVEQAKQRFGSHRIAVVIGSSTSGIADGEIAYREKIESGAFPDSFHYRKQELGNVSDFVADYFALTGPSYAISTACSSSGRVFISAKRMLQTGMADAVIVGGVDTLCRLTLNGFNGLEALSNQHCQPFSADRDGINIGEAAAFMLLSLESSDVALLGCGDSSDAHHISAPHPEGNGAEEAMQKALLDAHLSAKDIGYINAHGTATPLNDSMESKAIYRVFGDKVPVSSTKHLTGHTLGAASAVEAAIAWHILKYDLDLPQQECPNKAEDIAIRLVETPTKLKKKAILSNSFAFGGNNIALIFGLTHE; encoded by the coding sequence ATGAATTCGCACTCTTTTCAACCCATTTATATTCATGGCTGTGGCTTTCATTCTGCATTAGGTTCAACCCCAGAGCAGATCCATCAACGCCTAGCGCTAAACCGCAGCGAACAAATGATCGTTGAGCCTTCGCTGCTCAACACTCAAACCGCAACGGTCGTCGGAAAAGTGACCCAACCTTTGCCTGACATGCCGCTGCAACTGACGGATTATGACACACGCAACAACCGTCTAGCGTTCTCAGCGTTAAAGCAAATTGCAGCGCAAGTCGAGCAAGCCAAGCAGCGCTTTGGCAGTCATCGTATCGCGGTTGTCATCGGTTCAAGCACCTCCGGCATTGCCGACGGTGAAATCGCCTATCGAGAGAAGATCGAAAGCGGTGCATTTCCTGACAGTTTTCACTACCGGAAACAAGAGCTCGGCAACGTCAGTGATTTTGTCGCCGACTATTTCGCCCTCACAGGCCCAAGCTACGCCATCTCGACCGCTTGTTCATCCAGCGGCCGCGTGTTTATCTCGGCCAAACGCATGTTGCAAACGGGTATGGCCGATGCTGTGATTGTCGGCGGTGTAGACACCCTGTGCCGTCTAACCCTCAACGGTTTTAACGGTTTAGAAGCATTGTCAAACCAGCATTGTCAGCCTTTTAGTGCTGATCGCGATGGGATTAATATCGGCGAGGCAGCGGCTTTTATGTTGCTGAGCTTAGAATCCAGTGATGTCGCTCTGCTTGGCTGCGGCGACAGCTCAGATGCGCATCATATTTCCGCACCTCATCCTGAAGGTAACGGCGCCGAAGAAGCGATGCAAAAGGCACTGCTCGATGCCCATCTTTCTGCCAAGGATATTGGCTATATCAACGCACACGGCACTGCTACTCCACTCAACGACAGCATGGAAAGTAAAGCCATCTATCGTGTATTTGGTGACAAAGTGCCCGTCAGCTCAACCAAGCATCTCACCGGTCACACCTTGGGCGCCGCCAGCGCGGTAGAAGCAGCTATCGCTTGGCACATCCTCAAATACGATCTGGATTTGCCGCAGCAAGAATGCCCGAACAAAGCAGAAGATATTGCAATCCGCTTGGTGGAAACGCCTACCAAGCTTAAGAAGAAAGCGATTTTAAGCAACTCATTCGCCTTTGGTGGCAACAACATTGCGCTAATTTTTGGACTCACTCATGAATAA
- a CDS encoding MMPL family transporter yields MRFKSPLFAFGWLALVIAALILLLKLWNQSASAPIETDILKLLPQDKQNPVAEQAFSHMADSMGKQVVFVVANQDASSAFLASRQLAEKLQQSGYFHQVIGEIDANAQQQWANYYFTHRFQFLTAQQRQRLSEQPQQQVQYVLQSLYNPFSGVTGTELANDPFLLFRDYLNELSQRAGTFKVRDGFLTLEKDHTTYVLLSAQLADSPYSLDAQRAVAQISQWQQQLAAQTGSEFYHTGVLFYADFGTQSAKQEISTIGMASLAGIVLLMLWVFRSATPLLHALLSITIGLLVAFCVTLWLFGKVHLFSLVFGASLIGVSIDYSFHYLTDRLAAGRKWHSISGLQHIFAAITLGLITSLIGYLGLLIAPFPGLQQLALFSATGLLAAYLTVVTWYPWLAARPSKERALPGLALWQAWLACWQQKRVAVYLPAAITLASLLAVTQIRYDDDIRQLQALPPQLKSQESVIAQLTGVHASQQMLLVLAENNEKLLQRLESLEPTLADWQHQGLISAHQSLAQTIHSVAQQQQDYQLIKALYQGFSGSLSQNLGLKQVASFDAAFNPVFLQDYLQSPVSEPVRFMYLGLIDEKVSAAILLKEVSNSSAIKQFAEQDAEILYLNKTEDISQLFSQYRVKVMELIGAALLVIFSLLSWRYGVRHSVRIVLPCLIACLAGLAVSVFTGSTLNLFNLLALVLVIGIGIDYTLFFAEQQARHSTLLAVTLSAITTLLSFGLLALSATHAIHSFGLTVLSGIFVAWLLAPMAIDNKGKSS; encoded by the coding sequence TTGCGTTTTAAATCTCCTCTCTTCGCCTTTGGCTGGCTTGCGCTGGTGATCGCCGCGCTCATTCTACTGCTGAAACTGTGGAATCAAAGCGCAAGCGCCCCGATCGAAACGGATATTCTCAAGCTTTTGCCACAAGACAAACAAAATCCCGTGGCCGAACAAGCCTTCTCTCACATGGCTGATTCGATGGGCAAACAGGTGGTGTTTGTGGTGGCTAACCAAGACGCCTCCTCTGCTTTTTTAGCCAGTCGCCAACTGGCGGAAAAGCTGCAACAAAGCGGCTATTTCCACCAAGTGATTGGCGAGATTGATGCCAACGCTCAGCAGCAGTGGGCCAACTACTATTTCACTCATCGCTTTCAGTTTCTCACTGCGCAGCAGCGACAAAGGCTCAGTGAACAACCCCAGCAACAAGTGCAATACGTGCTTCAGTCGTTGTATAACCCCTTTTCAGGCGTGACTGGCACTGAACTCGCTAACGATCCTTTTCTGCTATTTCGTGATTATCTCAATGAGCTCTCACAGCGCGCGGGCACGTTTAAAGTACGCGATGGATTTCTCACCTTGGAGAAAGATCACACCACCTATGTGTTGCTCAGCGCACAATTAGCCGATTCGCCGTACAGTTTGGATGCCCAACGCGCGGTCGCGCAGATTTCACAGTGGCAGCAGCAACTGGCGGCACAGACGGGCAGCGAGTTTTACCATACCGGGGTGCTGTTTTACGCCGATTTTGGCACTCAAAGCGCAAAGCAAGAGATCAGCACCATTGGCATGGCATCGCTTGCAGGCATTGTACTATTGATGCTTTGGGTGTTTCGTAGCGCCACCCCACTTCTGCACGCCCTGCTGTCTATCACTATCGGGCTACTGGTGGCGTTTTGTGTCACCTTGTGGCTGTTTGGCAAAGTTCATCTGTTCAGTTTAGTCTTTGGTGCCAGCCTGATTGGCGTTTCGATTGACTACTCGTTTCACTACCTCACCGACCGCTTAGCCGCTGGCAGAAAGTGGCACAGCATCTCGGGGCTGCAACACATTTTTGCCGCCATCACCTTAGGTTTGATCACCAGTTTAATTGGGTATTTGGGCTTACTGATTGCGCCTTTTCCCGGTTTACAGCAGCTTGCGCTTTTCTCCGCCACAGGCCTTCTTGCTGCCTACTTAACCGTTGTCACTTGGTATCCCTGGCTGGCTGCGCGCCCATCAAAAGAACGCGCTTTGCCGGGCCTTGCTCTTTGGCAGGCTTGGCTTGCCTGCTGGCAACAAAAACGCGTCGCTGTTTATCTTCCCGCAGCTATTACCCTAGCCAGCCTACTCGCCGTCACCCAGATCCGTTACGACGATGATATCCGCCAGTTGCAAGCGTTGCCGCCACAGCTCAAGAGCCAAGAGAGTGTTATTGCACAGCTCACTGGCGTGCACGCCTCACAGCAAATGTTACTTGTTCTCGCCGAGAACAACGAAAAACTGCTGCAGCGCTTAGAGTCACTGGAACCCACGCTGGCCGATTGGCAACATCAGGGGCTCATTTCTGCTCATCAAAGCCTTGCACAAACGATCCATTCGGTCGCCCAGCAGCAACAGGATTATCAGTTAATCAAAGCGCTTTATCAGGGGTTTTCCGGCTCACTGAGTCAAAATTTGGGGCTCAAGCAGGTCGCCAGCTTCGACGCGGCTTTTAATCCGGTCTTTTTACAAGATTATCTGCAATCTCCCGTCTCCGAGCCTGTGCGTTTTATGTATCTTGGGCTGATCGACGAAAAGGTTTCTGCCGCAATTTTGCTCAAAGAAGTCAGTAATTCAAGCGCAATCAAACAGTTTGCCGAGCAAGATGCCGAAATCCTTTATCTCAACAAAACAGAAGATATCTCGCAGCTGTTTAGCCAGTATCGCGTCAAAGTGATGGAATTAATCGGCGCCGCTCTGCTGGTTATCTTCAGCTTACTCAGTTGGCGCTACGGAGTGCGCCACAGCGTGCGCATCGTTTTGCCATGTCTCATCGCCTGCCTTGCTGGTCTAGCAGTATCTGTGTTCACTGGATCCACACTCAATCTGTTTAACCTGCTTGCACTGGTGTTGGTGATTGGCATTGGGATCGACTACACCTTGTTTTTTGCCGAGCAACAAGCAAGGCACAGTACCTTGCTCGCGGTGACACTCTCCGCCATCACCACCCTGCTGTCGTTTGGCCTGCTAGCACTGAGTGCCACACACGCCATTCACAGTTTTGGCCTAACGGTCCTAAGTGGAATTTTTGTCGCATGGCTTCTCGCACCAATGGCGATTGACAACAAAGGAAAATCATCGTGA
- a CDS encoding outer membrane lipoprotein carrier protein LolA, whose amino-acid sequence MLNRLKNPLCLLLSLFSFVTFAKVDNLDSLQKQLSSHALVRGQFTQLRHLQMFAQPLSSQGQFVLDKQHGLLWQQTEPFPVNLVLTQDKLRQSIAGQAPEVITSAQNPMAFYFSRIFLAVFHGDTNALQNEFDLSLSTDDAKWTLTLAPKSAPLNAVFERIVLQGEDEIEQIELLEKRGDRSEIHFQAHSHQPAQLTSTEQQQFAF is encoded by the coding sequence ATGCTAAACCGCTTGAAAAACCCGCTTTGTCTGCTGCTCAGCTTGTTCTCTTTCGTCACCTTTGCCAAGGTGGACAACCTAGATTCGCTGCAAAAACAGCTCTCTAGCCATGCTCTGGTGCGCGGTCAGTTTACCCAGCTTCGCCATTTGCAGATGTTTGCCCAGCCCCTCAGCTCGCAAGGCCAGTTTGTGTTGGATAAGCAGCACGGTTTGCTGTGGCAACAAACAGAGCCGTTTCCGGTCAATTTGGTGCTGACGCAAGATAAACTCAGGCAGAGTATTGCTGGTCAAGCGCCGGAGGTGATCACGTCGGCACAAAATCCGATGGCATTTTACTTCAGCCGGATTTTTTTAGCCGTATTTCATGGCGATACCAACGCCTTACAAAACGAGTTTGACCTGTCACTCAGCACCGATGATGCCAAATGGACGCTGACCTTAGCGCCAAAATCCGCCCCTTTAAATGCGGTGTTTGAGCGTATTGTTTTGCAGGGCGAAGATGAGATAGAGCAGATTGAGCTGCTGGAAAAACGTGGCGATCGCAGCGAAATTCATTTCCAAGCACACAGCCATCAACCCGCTCAATTGACCAGCACGGAGCAGCAACAGTTTGCGTTTTAA
- a CDS encoding acyl-CoA thioesterase, protein MTEILYPLEAEVTLVTTFQDADPMGVIYHGNYFRFFEEARRVMMEKIDYGYLKMTESGFMWPVIDVQVKYVRAIAFNHPIRVKARLTEWENRLRVHYEIYDAQTGQRMTKGHTTQVAVGIEDKEMRLASPAALLERVAQWHQHGEYQC, encoded by the coding sequence ATGACAGAGATACTTTACCCTTTGGAAGCGGAGGTGACTTTGGTCACCACCTTTCAAGACGCCGATCCGATGGGCGTGATTTATCACGGTAACTATTTTCGCTTTTTTGAAGAAGCTCGCCGGGTAATGATGGAGAAAATCGATTACGGCTATCTGAAAATGACCGAATCGGGCTTTATGTGGCCAGTGATTGATGTTCAGGTAAAGTATGTCCGCGCCATTGCATTTAATCATCCGATTCGGGTCAAAGCCCGCCTGACGGAATGGGAAAATCGGCTGCGTGTCCACTATGAAATCTACGATGCTCAGACTGGTCAACGCATGACAAAAGGCCACACCACCCAAGTGGCGGTGGGGATTGAAGACAAAGAGATGCGCCTTGCTTCGCCAGCGGCACTCCTTGAGCGCGTGGCACAGTGGCATCAGCATGGAGAATATCAATGCTAA